In Luteitalea sp. TBR-22, one genomic interval encodes:
- a CDS encoding polysaccharide deacetylase family protein, translated as MADKQAVKQVLLQASRATGLVAAARVATRHGFNVIGFHGVSLADEHRRFPTLFISPATFERRLAFLARQYRIVSLEEALAQHAAGRIGPRQVVLTFDDGFYNFLGAAIPLLKKYGAPATVYTVSNDIETADPMFNLLLRDMVLHAPGPTATGLPHDPAATCDLTSLPARERVVSDVLSAFYARCLDSEARWTYCRTAAAALRVDMDEKIRARYWDRLNAAEVRDVVAQGFDVQLHTHSHRNVVENREVVREEVRRNRAVLERLTRRTVTDFCYPLGLWDKDVWPDLRAEGVRSAVTTRNGPNYPQTPVLALRRYLTGEAMTDLEFEVGLSGLRWLGHALQRPGTRFEASEKRLRYKEQPQLY; from the coding sequence ATGGCCGACAAGCAGGCAGTCAAGCAGGTGCTCTTGCAGGCGAGCCGGGCCACGGGCCTGGTGGCGGCCGCGCGCGTGGCGACCCGGCACGGCTTCAACGTGATCGGCTTCCACGGGGTCAGCCTGGCCGACGAACACCGGCGCTTCCCGACCCTGTTCATCTCGCCGGCGACGTTCGAGCGGCGCCTGGCCTTCCTCGCGCGCCAGTACCGGATCGTGTCCCTCGAGGAGGCGCTCGCCCAGCACGCGGCCGGACGGATCGGTCCCAGGCAGGTCGTGCTCACGTTCGACGATGGCTTCTACAACTTCCTCGGCGCGGCCATTCCACTCCTGAAGAAGTACGGTGCGCCGGCCACGGTCTACACCGTGTCCAACGACATCGAGACCGCCGACCCGATGTTCAACCTGTTGCTGCGCGACATGGTGCTGCACGCGCCCGGACCGACGGCAACGGGGCTGCCGCACGACCCGGCGGCCACCTGTGACCTGACCTCCTTGCCAGCGCGGGAGCGTGTCGTCAGTGACGTCCTGTCGGCCTTCTACGCGCGCTGCCTCGACAGCGAGGCACGCTGGACCTACTGTCGAACGGCCGCCGCGGCCCTCCGCGTCGACATGGACGAGAAGATCCGGGCGCGCTACTGGGATCGGTTGAATGCCGCTGAAGTTCGCGACGTGGTGGCCCAGGGATTCGACGTCCAGTTGCACACGCACTCGCACCGGAACGTCGTCGAGAACCGTGAGGTCGTCCGTGAGGAGGTCCGGCGCAATCGGGCCGTCCTCGAACGGCTCACCAGACGGACCGTGACCGACTTCTGCTACCCCCTTGGCCTCTGGGACAAGGACGTGTGGCCCGACCTGCGCGCCGAGGGCGTCCGCAGCGCCGTCACGACCCGGAACGGGCCCAACTACCCGCAGACCCCGGTGCTGGCTCTGCGCCGCTACCTGACGGGCGAGGCGATGACCGACCTCGAGTTCGAGGTCGGCCTGAGTGGCCTTCGGTGGTTGGGCCACGCGCTCCAGCGGCCAGGCACGCGCTTCGAGGCGTCCGAGAAGCGGCTGCGGTACAAGGAACAACCCCAGCTCTACTGA